GTTTGGGTTACACAtcgacaaaaataatttaaaaaacttataatgaataaaaattaaagattttaattaaaaatagaaaatatctAGCCTGTGGATGTATTCACTTGTAaactaatatttgaaaaagtttgaatCCAATCTAAAAAGTACTCATagacaaaatacaaaaaattataacgaAAACCTctgtaaaattatatttgacttaaaaaaaaaatagttcaaaaacataatttttaagtggtatcaattttttttaaattttcctttaacatttatttaatttttaattaacatcaTGCCTTAAAACTTTTGGAATACTTTAAATACAAAAGCCGAtagcaaatcaaatttaatgaaaGTAAGAATCTATACATTAAATTCCTGTAAACATTTGTAAACTCTTCTTGATTAAGAAATATGTTCTTaacatcaaaaaaatatataaaaataaataaataaatacaaaatcatactccaaactaaataataaagcTTAGCGCAAGGATACCTATAtaaacacagatccacaacaTCGAGGATGCGGAAAGGGGATTTCCCGCGAAAACGCCTCAAAACGAAAGTAACTGAAACGAGCAATTGGCGAGGGGTTTTCGAGCAGCGAGTGCGGACTTGTGGATGTTCCAAGGAACTGGAATACAAACGACAATAAAACTTTACGCACAACATCGAAGGCGGCAACGCAACGGGTTCGAGTCCGGCATTCGGCAATAGAGGGTTAAGGGTAGCCCCCTTAAAAATCGGGGGCCATGCAAAAAGGCGGTAGGGGAGTAAGGGGTAAGGGGTGGTAGTGGGTGAAAAAGGGGGCGGTGGGTGGCGGAGACTTACGGTCGTCCTTGTGCTTTCGTCGGAATTCGCTGAAGCGACTATCGACATAATTCTCCACGGGCGGAGGTCGAGGGGTGGGCATGTCATCTGTTCCATTCGGATTCAGTTCGATTTTCAGTTAGGGGTTAAGATCAGAGGGAGAACATTATTAGTGGAGGTCATTTGTTGGGGGTTGGGTGGGACGGGGATTACGACATCAAGGTTGAAGGTTCGGGTGGTTTTGTACTTGTTGAGCATGCAATTGTTGTATTATGTGGTTGTAgttggttcttttttttttttttttgtattatttactTATGTGAAACATCGAGCACACACAGATTAGATGGCTTTTCATTCAAGGCAGACACAGATACTTATCAAGACACATTGAACGTTCAAAAGAGGAAGTTTGCAAAAACATtccaaatgaaaataaaaagatttgaaacaaaaaacaaacggtAGACAGGAGGAAGCAAAGCAAACGTTTTGACTTACCGTCGCTGAAGTAGCCTCTATTTCGGTTCTTCTTCTCGAAGCTGCGCAGATCCTCTGGCGAAAAGTTGGCAAAACTCTGATTCAAGGCCACAATGTGCATGGAAAAGCCAAACACAAAGATGGCCAAGACGGCCAGGAACCGGGCCAGATCCTTCAGCAGATCCCCAATGATGATGGCCCAGGGTCCGAAGAGGTGGTGGAAGGACAAAAAGTCCAAAATCTGCACACAGGCCAGCAGGAAGGCCAATGCGAAGCACTGATTGCGGCAGTACACCAGCGTGGGCCAGTACTCCTTGGACACGAACAGAAACGCCGACACATGGACTCCCACGCCGGCCATTCCCAGCAGCAGGACCAGCACCTTTATCGATCCCAGTCCCGACTTGTCCGACGGATTCGTCAGCTCGAACAGCAGCAGGCCACTCAGCCAGATCAGAAGGCCCACCTCGTACCAGTAGGGCACTAAACTCAGTCGGAGTACTGGATAAATGGGCGTTATGCCCACGATGCTCAGGTGGATCATGAGGTAAATGTGCGAGGTGAGGTACGACATGAACTTGATAATCGGCACCTTGTTGAACTTGTGGCCCATCGGGAAGGTGAACCCGATCCACACCGGTGGGCAGACTATAAAGGccacgagcagcagcaggatcTTCCAGGAAGCCCACGTCAGTGATCCGTGCCAGAGTTCCTAAAAAATAGGGAGAATTTatatagttatatttatatattttgtatgcatCACAATACCAGATCTATCTAGCTagggctttaaaaaaaatacatatatttctcCAAAACGGAACCAAAAAAGTAtcaaaaatgataattgagTTAAAGtctaattaatattattaaaaaaattgtatctattgaaataaaattgaaataaaaatctgaAATATACACTaatcgaaaataaaaagcaaattttAGCTTCGTTctaacttatatatttttcgttatgaaaattaaattaaactcgATATGTAAGCTATGCTAGCAATTATTCATATCACACACTTGCAAGTAACGCTGGACCACGGTATGGGCAATCACTTCCTTCTGTTCATTTTCGATCAGAACGTCGAGAAACTCCACGTTCCGCTTGTCGGTGGCCTGCAGGATCTTTCCCGCGGAATCAGAGCCAGCTGCCAGGGCCAAAAGTTCCGTGGCCATGGCCTCACATTGCTTGCCAGCAGCCACCAGATCCTTGGCTCTCTCTTTTTCCTAGAGACAAATGGGATTCATTAGTAAGTGTTTTTAAAGTTCAGATAAAaagcataatttaatttaagtttatagaGATCCTCAAACAgcacacattttttgtaagctACTTCAGGCTACTTAAAGTTGCTTGAAAATGTAGTtaagtatataaaaacatGCTTTAATGCTTTAATACTCCTTAAGAAAgtttaagattaaaaaaagtaattccCAAAAATATCTTATgaggtttaaaaaaatcaaaaatatttaaaatatttatccagCCTATAcgatatttaaatattcatttaacACAACTAACGTTTACTTTACCAAAACCATAGCAAAGTTGTATTCTGTTCAGGACACCTCACCTTCGTCGAGAGTACAATGTAGATGTTGGACAACTTGGCGGCCGTGTCCACTGGGGCCGGCGACACCAGGACGAACTCCTGGATGGGCTTGTTGTTGTGGTTCTTGGACACCACCATCAGGTTGTAGACGAAGCGCTTGTCCTCCATCAGGCCGTAGGTGTCGTGCTCCTTGTTCATCAGGTAGCGCAGCACCTCGTTGTGTCCCTCGGAGGCGGCGAACCAGATGGCGGCACAGCCGTAGTTGGTCTCCGATTTGGGCGAGGCACCCGCCTCGCACAGCAGCTTCACCACCTCCAAGTGGCCAGCTTTGGCAGCACAATGCAGTGGCGTCCAACCGTTCCGATCGGTTGCGTTGATCTCCGCGCCCTGGCCGAGCAGAATCTCCACCATCTGGATGTGGCCATGCATGGCGGCGATGTGCAGGCCCGTCCTGCCGTTACGATCCTGCGACTGGAGGAGTTCCGCCGACCGACTCAGGAGCAAACCGACCACTGACATGTGTCCGCCGAAGCAAGCCAAATGGAGTGGATTATAGCCCTGTAAGTAAAGACAATTGTTAATAGGTTCTCAAAAGTGTATACAGACGAGCTTCAATAACCCTAGCCAATATCTGTCGACAACGAATTTCATTTAAAGGGACGTTTAGtaggagaaaaaaaatagttctCCAAGGAAATTTTAGTTCTACGTTCAAAAAAATTCtgagaagaaaataaaaggaataatatttaatgaaatattttgcaattaagTTTTATACATTAACGAAAATGATTTATAAGCCTTCTTATGCTTATATCTAtaactttaaaagaaattaattttatctttcgttgtaacataaatttaaaaaatgtataacaagAAAAAGGGTATCTGCAAATTACTGGATCAATTTGCAAATAAAGTCAAGTCAAAGAAATTTTCTAATTACGAAGAtgaaattgtttgaaaaatagtCAGTTGTATGCTTTTATAGAAAATTACTTAGTGAAGTTCGACTGTAAAAAACGGCTTAATCTATATTCCTTAGAAAAATCCATGTTGTCTTACGTTCTCGATGGTCGCCGCATCCACTTGGACACCCGCGGAGTTGAGGAGCAGTCGCACCACGTTCTCGTTGCCGGAAAAGGCCGCCAAGTGCAGTGGAGTCATGCCGGACTCAGTGCCCAGATCCCCAAAAAGACTCTGTCCCGTTGGCGTTTCCGATTTCACGGTGGCCGGCACACTGGTCAGCAGTTCCCGCACCGTGTCCGCTTGGCCATAGTATGCGGCCACATGGAGCGGGGTCAGACCCAGCTTTTTACTATTGATTCTCAACGAATTTGTGCTCTTGAGCACATCCAGGACTTGGCCATGCCCGTTTTGGGCCGCCAAATGGACGGCGGTGAAGCCCGCCTTGTTTTCCTCGGTGCAGGAGGCACCTGCTCTCACCAGAGCCTTCACCACATCCGCGTGTCCGCCCTCGGCGGCCAGCTGCAGGGGCGTGGCATCCGTAAGCTTATTGCGTGCAGAGATCACACCCGATCGATCAAACTTCATCAGCTCCTCGATCACCTTGACGGATCCCTGCATGGCGGCGATGTGGGCACAGGTGTTGCCATCCTTGCTGGTGGCATTCACCAGCGAGGGATGCTGCTGCAGGAAGAGTTTGGCCACTTCAGAGTAGTTGTTCTGGGCGGCGACATGGATGGGCTTCTGGCCCAGATCGTCCGTCGCATCGATATTGGCGCCCAGTTCGAGGAGCAGTTGGCAGCACTCCATCTGCCCGCTGGCAGCTGCCAAATGGAGTGGCGTTTGCTTTCTCAGCGTCAGGATGTCGATCACCGCATTGTGATCCTTGATGAGGAATTTCACCAGATGCGTGAACCCATTCATCGCCGCCAAATGGAGGGCTGTGCGTCCCACCCGCGACTTGGAGTTTATGAACGCCTTGTTGGTTAGCAGGGCATCGCAGACATGCAGGTATCCCCGCTCGGCAGCCAAATGCAGGGCCGAACGTCCCTCCGTATCGAAGACATCCACGCGGGCGTGATTCGCCAGTAGGTTGTTGACCAGCTCCATGTGCCCGCGATGGCAGGCGATGAGCAGGGGGGTCCAGCCCACCGACGATTGCCGGTTCATGGCCTTCTGGATGTCCGTGGGATTCATGTGCGAGATCATCTCCATCAGCACATCGTTGTTCCCGGCCACGGCGCAGTAGTGGAAGGCCGTCTCCAAGGCGGTTTTCGTCTGCAGCGTCACATCCGCTCCGTTTTCGAGGAGCATGCGTACGATCTGCTTGTCGGACTCGGGAATCTTGACCTCCTCCTTGCTGATTTGGCAGGTGTAGTGCAACGCCGTGGCGCCATCCTCGTTTACCGAGTTAATATAGGTGGTGGCCTTGTCCGGACCGTGCTTCTCCTTCACCGTCTCGATCAGATGACGCACTATGTCCGGGTGGCAGGCTCTACAGGCCATGTGCAGGGGTGTCTCACCAGTCTGGttaatatagatatatataataataaaaaaatattaagtcaAAGCAAACTCCCACTCACATTCGACTTGTACAAGGGATCGCCTTCGTCCTCGAGCAACTGCATCAAGGTGGCCAGATTGCCATGGCGGGCAGCCACATGAACCGGGGTCAGACAGTCGTCCGTGGTCAAATTGGGACTGGCCCCCGACTTCAGCAGCATGAGGGCACACCGATCCCCATCCTTCACCCTAGCGGCAATGTGCAACGGGGTCTCACGCAGTTTTCCTCCCCGCACATGGACATCGGCCCCGAATCCCAACAGGGTTTCCACTACGGCGGGCTTGGCCGACTCCACGGCTATGTGCAGAGCCGTATAGTTGTCCTACAAAGGGAAAATGTGATCAATAAGTGTCTCAGTAGAACCCAATAGACGTTGGAAGGTACGCCACGTACATCTTTGACTAGGCTTTAATTCAaggattaaaatatttttgaaaaaactatctcattattaattaaagcaCTTGAAATCGGACTGGTCCACTAGGactaataattttaatggcaagtttaaattaaattattcttCTGCATTAGATCTAAGATCGAATAATACTAcaagcaaaaacacaaaagacatcggaatattaaataaaaataaataaatcatttaataaattccaGCCAACTTACATTGGTGGTCACATCCACTTTCTCGCCCTTCTGCAGCAGCGTGTTGATGATCCCCGTGTGGCCATAGGCGGCTGCGGTGTGGATACTCCTCGCTCCATCCTTGTTGGGCATGTGGAGGTAGACGCCCTTCTTGAAGAGCATCGTGGCGCACTCAGCATGACCGTTGAGCGACGCAATGTGCATCAGCGTGCTGCCATCCTTGGTGCGCTCGAAGATGCTCGCCTTGAACTTGTCGGCCAGTATCTCGATGACGTGCGCGTGCCCATTCTCGGCGGCCAAGTGCATCGGAGTGCGATCTGTTCGGGATTTggataaatattaatgtttagataaatatgattataaactaaactattttCCAACATTATTCCCAAtgtactttaaatattatgacCTCGGTCCACCCGTGGGCGCCAAAAAATTCTTCTAAGCGAAAACCAAATGAAACGTTTCATATTTCAAATTGGATGTAAAGTTAACATCGTACActcaataatatttaattcagaaaccaaaataaatccTAACTATAGTTCAAGTTTCTGTACACCTTAGGAGAAACAAGCTTTAAATTGAGCTGTATAGACTAATTTcggttattttaaaaacagcaatatGCAATGAAAACTTTTAGATTTCGTTTTTGATATCCCTTAAAATCAAGGTGAAACTTATTTCTACCGCGTTTACCCTTGGTCCACATTATCGCAGACTCACCTTGATTGTCCGCAATGGACGCTGAGGCGCGCACGCCATAGAAGTACTTGAGTAGGGCCTCGTCGCCTTCGGCGGCGGCGATATGCAGTGGCGTCTGGCCCTCCCCATTCTGCGTGTCCACATTCGTTCCGTAGTCGACCAGGATGCGGACCATGTCCACGTCCCGCCGTCTGGCGGCCAAATGCAAGGCCGTGTCTCCATTGGCCGTCGTGGCctgttgaaaataaaaacgaaattcgAGCATGAGATGGTGCActcatagaaaaaattacagaaCTTTGGTAATACAAAATGCTTGCATAAAACatactttttattaatatatttaaataaattagaagaaataacaaaagttaaaagtcAGTAATAGTGTAAATACTAAAAAGTAAATTAgatgtatttttaaacaaggTAACTAGCtatcaaattttataaatattttctgagtTTTTGTTATAAACTAGCTTCCCTATTTCCTTAGTGTTTAAAACTGCACTTTGATcaacacattttattttgggcTATGCAAATGAGATTCCCCCCCGTTTTAACTGCGTTTTGCGCCTCACCTTTTGACCCAGTTTGTGGCTGTTTTGCCGGCTGATTGCGTGCTCAGCCAAAGTCAGGCGCACaactttaacttaaacttTGGCTTGAACCCTTGGCCTAAAGCGACCCGACGCCGAAGCCCTTTGGTTAATTTAATCAACACGCACTGCTCTTGGCATGTGTTGCACTTCAACTTCTGATTGAAAATTGCTCAAACTTTGCCAATGTCGCGCACTGTTGCTCTTTTCATGAAATGCAACTCTGAAATGCAGGTGCGTAACTGAGGTAggtaaatttgcatttttgatttatttacacGCTTCACTTTTGGACAGTTCAAGGCTTAAAAAACCTTGTGGACACTTTCTGACAGCTCCGCTGGCCATTTTGATTGGCACTACAATCTACTAGCTCTTATGCATATACGGTTCTAATATTGCAGGAATTAAGTTGATTGCGTAGATAATAAACGGagtttacattttcttttccctttttttagTAAGCTTTATGGGGTCTTATGGTTCGAAATGTTGACATTTTCTGACATTTTGATTGACGTTATGGTCTAAGATAGATTTTAGATATTTCAAGTACAAAATATGGGTTCTTGTTAGGGTTTCCTGGAGATTAAGATTGATTTTAAAACGTGATTTATTTAGCAAGGTCTCCAGGCAAAAACTAACATGAAAGAATAAACCTGTAAGTGTATTAAATGTTTGGAGCTTTTCAAGtgacttaaaatgtttaagcctgtaagtattttaaaagtatttcaatCGTTTCAACTGACTTAAAGGTATGTCAATAAAAAACAGTAACCAAAATAAgtaactttaaattatatagaGTTATTTTAAGGtgttaaatgcttaaaattaCCAAAAGATTTAGTTCTTGTTTCTCAGATAACTCACCTTTAGTTGGTCTGCCGTTTGTGCCGCCAGGAGTTCCCGGCACATGGACTGATTTCCCGACTCCACCGCCAGGAGCAATGGGATTTTGCCACGCTACGCGGAAGATAGGTTTATATGgtgtacaaaataattaagataAGGACACCGCACACTCACACATCCAGAAACACAcgtaaaatcataaataaccAATTAGCCAATTCGAGCCTCAAGTGTTAACGGCAACATGTTTCGCTATTTTCAGCCAACTTCGCAACTTTGGCGCACCAACTTTGAAGCCAGCTagcgttttatttttttttagggggGCGGGGCGTGAGAGGGGGCGTGACGGGGAGTCATTATCCCTATCTACCAGGAAAGGCGAGTAAATCAAGTTGTACAGCGACTTGACCCCCTTTTTTTCGGTTGAGTTTTCCTCggtttgttatttgtttgttgttggcaACGAGTTGAGCGCCCTCGCGGGGAAAAACTACAGTACTACctacagatatatatatactatatatgtatgtgtatatcCATAGATATGCGTGTAAAAAAGGAAAGCGAATCAAATCGAACTGAATGGCATCGAAAGCTAAATACTTCATCCGACTAATTTCGCCTGACAGTGCCATTCCACCTATCTCtaattgatttaaatcaaGTTGctgtttgccatttgccgCAGCCATCGAAGCGCAAATCGAGGTGGGTAAGCATTTTGTCTAGACAATCAATCGGTGGCACCCGATTTCCCCAATCAGCCCCCCAAAAACCCCCTATTTCTCCCACTCGTTCGATGGCAATTCGGTGGAAATTTATGCGATCCCCTCGCGTGCGTAATGGAAATATCGCCCGTGCATTTGCACCCGTGCACGTGATGCGACAAATAGTTCCGCATTTCTGTTGAGATTTCCAAGGGGgtctccaaaaaaaaaggggtcTGGAGACATGGTTGGCCCAAGCAAGTTAATCAGACGAAGACGACAACTTTGATGGTAATTCAACGCTCACTGGGGCTTACCCACTGTGGTGAGAGCTCCTTATTGATACAGTGTgggaaaacaaaagataaatTGGCAAccacaaaaattgaattttatttgagttGTTTGTCGATCTGCTAtgtacaacaatttttaaaaccctttaaaaaaacacaaatctaCAAATGTATAGAGTTTATAAAGATTACTTTTAAACAACAGAGCTCAATTCAATTctctaattaaaatatttccttaaGGAATCTCTGTTTTataggaagaaaaaaaactaacattttttttaatgtaatctTTGAACTTCATTAATTTTAGGCAAGAAATAAGATTTGTAACTCTTCACTTTTCTTGCTGTGTAATAGCCGCACTAAACTTTTTTTGGCCTTTTTTCGATTTCCAGCCAGTCGAAATGCATTTACCGTGAGCGGTTTTGCATATCGATTTTTccaacaaattttgtttgctttatgTTACTAGCTACTCTTGATTTTGTTGCTGCCAttattgtaataaatatatacattttttggtgATTTTTATTAAGTCTTTGTTTACGTTGGCACTGCCTGGCACCGCTGTCGAGAGTACTTCACTTCACTTGACATCGGCTTACTTTTGGGGAGTAGACTACTATTGCCAAAGGAGATAGAATGGCATCAATTGGGCGGCCAACACTTGTGGCTCTCCATCCGCACTCACACAAGCACACAGCCACACTGGCTCACTCAAAAGCACACATGGTAACACTTACGACCGTCCGCTTTCAAACGAATATCCTTGCCAGCAGCGGCGAGAAGAGCGCGCAGGATATTAGTGGCTGTTCCGGTTTGCCGACTCGACACCAAATGCACCGCAGTTTGTGAACGCGactgaaaatattatttattattagtataattaaataatatgttaTTTACTATATGATGCACACACACTGCTGACGCAATTATTGTTAGGGTCACACTTTTATTGCATGGTATGTAATATGCTGCTCTATGCTCTATGTGGTTAATGTTCGCACCTAAAAAACTGGTTCCTATTCGCTTCAAAATCCCATTTGCTACTGAATAGGAAAGTGGCT
This genomic stretch from Drosophila gunungcola strain Sukarami unplaced genomic scaffold, Dgunungcola_SK_2 000001F, whole genome shotgun sequence harbors:
- the LOC128262900 gene encoding serine/threonine-protein phosphatase 6 regulatory ankyrin repeat subunit A isoform X5: MSQPRGGRGGGRGGGAGGAGVGRKTPSSLTGPPDDSATPSERATPASKADSDPKDDSSSNGDKKDMDLFPAPKPPSAGASIRDTANKVLGLAMKSEWTPIEAELKKLEKYVANVGEDGNHIPLAGVHDMNTGMTPLMYATKDNKTAIMDRMIELGADVGARNNDNYNVLHIAAMYSREDVVKLLITKRGVDPFSTGGSRSQTAVHLVSSRQTGTATNILRALLAAAGKDIRLKADGRKCYHRGKIPLLLAVESGNQSMCRELLAAQTADQLKATTANGDTALHLAARRRDVDMVRILVDYGTNVDTQNGEGQTPLHIAAAEGDEALLKYFYGVRASASIADNQDRTPMHLAAENGHAHVIEILADKFKASIFERTKDGSTLMHIASLNGHAECATMLFKKGVYLHMPNKDGARSIHTAAAYGHTGIINTLLQKGEKVDVTTNDNYTALHIAVESAKPAVVETLLGFGADVHVRGGKLRETPLHIAARVKDGDRCALMLLKSGASPNLTTDDCLTPVHVAARHGNLATLMQLLEDEGDPLYKSNTGETPLHMACRACHPDIVRHLIETVKEKHGPDKATTYINSVNEDGATALHYTCQISKEEVKIPESDKQIVRMLLENGADVTLQTKTALETAFHYCAVAGNNDVLMEMISHMNPTDIQKAMNRQSSVGWTPLLIACHRGHMELVNNLLANHARVDVFDTEGRSALHLAAERGYLHVCDALLTNKAFINSKSRVGRTALHLAAMNGFTHLVKFLIKDHNAVIDILTLRKQTPLHLAAASGQMECCQLLLELGANIDATDDLGQKPIHVAAQNNYSEVAKLFLQQHPSLVNATSKDGNTCAHIAAMQGSVKVIEELMKFDRSGVISARNKLTDATPLQLAAEGGHADVVKALVRAGASCTEENKAGFTAVHLAAQNGHGQVLDVLKSTNSLRINSKKLGLTPLHVAAYYGQADTVRELLTSVPATVKSETPTGQSLFGDLGTESGMTPLHLAAFSGNENVVRLLLNSAGVQVDAATIENGYNPLHLACFGGHMSVVGLLLSRSAELLQSQDRNGRTGLHIAAMHGHIQMVEILLGQGAEINATDRNGWTPLHCAAKAGHLEVVKLLCEAGASPKSETNYGCAAIWFAASEGHNEVLRYLMNKEHDTYGLMEDKRFVYNLMVVSKNHNNKPIQEFVLVSPAPVDTAAKLSNIYIVLSTKEKERAKDLVAAGKQCEAMATELLALAAGSDSAGKILQATDKRNVEFLDVLIENEQKEVIAHTVVQRYLQELWHGSLTWASWKILLLLVAFIVCPPVWIGFTFPMGHKFNKVPIIKFMSYLTSHIYLMIHLSIVGITPIYPVLRLSLVPYWYEVGLLIWLSGLLLFELTNPSDKSGLGSIKVLVLLLGMAGVGVHVSAFLFVSKEYWPTLVYCRNQCFALAFLLACVQILDFLSFHHLFGPWAIIIGDLLKDLARFLAVLAIFVFGFSMHIVALNQSFANFSPEDLRSFEKKNRNRGYFSDVRMHPINSFELLFFAVFGQTTTEQTQVDKIKNVATPTQPYWVEYLFKIVFGIYMLVSVVVLINLLIAMMSDTYQRIQAQSDIEWKFGLSKLIRNMHRTTTAPSPLNLVTTWFMWIVEKVKARMKKKKRPSLVQMMGIRQASPRTKAGAKWLSKIKKGETYSVALSQVHLSPLGSQASFSQANQNRIENVADWEAIAKKYRALVGDEEGGSLKDSDAESGSQEGSGAPQPPAQVGRRAIKAAPTKK
- the LOC128262900 gene encoding serine/threonine-protein phosphatase 6 regulatory ankyrin repeat subunit A isoform X8, which produces MSQPRGGRGGGRGGGAGGAGVGRKTPSSLTGPPDDSATPSERATPASKADSDPKDDSSSNGDKKDMDLFPAPKPPSAGASIRDTANKVLGLAMKSEWTPIEAELKKLEKYVANVGEDGNHIPLAGVHDMNTGMTPLMYATKDNKTAIMDRMIELGADVGARNNDNYNVLHIAAMYSREDVVKLLITKRGVDPFSTGGSRSQTAVHLVSSRQTGTATNILRALLAAAGKDIRLKADGRKCYHRGKIPLLLAVESGNQSMCRELLAAQTADQLKATTANGDTALHLAARRRDVDMVRILVDYGTNVDTQNGEGQTPLHIAAAEGDEALLKYFYGVRASASIADNQDRTPMHLAAENGHAHVIEILADKFKASIFERTKDGSTLMHIASLNGHAECATMLFKKGVYLHMPNKDGARSIHTAAAYGHTGIINTLLQKGEKVDVTTNDNYTALHIAVESAKPAVVETLLGFGADVHVRGGKLRETPLHIAARVKDGDRCALMLLKSGASPNLTTDDCLTPVHVAARHGNLATLMQLLEDEGDPLYKSNTGETPLHMACRACHPDIVRHLIETVKEKHGPDKATTYINSVNEDGATALHYTCQISKEEVKIPESDKQIVRMLLENGADVTLQTKTALETAFHYCAVAGNNDVLMEMISHMNPTDIQKAMNRQSSVGWTPLLIACHRGHMELVNNLLANHARVDVFDTEGRSALHLAAERGYLHVCDALLTNKAFINSKSRVGRTALHLAAMNGFTHLVKFLIKDHNAVIDILTLRKQTPLHLAAASGQMECCQLLLELGANIDATDDLGQKPIHVAAQNNYSEVAKLFLQQHPSLVNATSKDGNTCAHIAAMQGSVKVIEELMKFDRSGVISARNKLTDATPLQLAAEGGHADVVKALVRAGASCTEENKAGFTAVHLAAQNGHGQVLDVLKSTNSLRINSKKLGLTPLHVAAYYGQADTVRELLTSVPATVKSETPTGQSLFGDLGTESGMTPLHLAAFSGNENVVRLLLNSAGVQVDAATIENGYNPLHLACFGGHMSVVGLLLSRSAELLQSQDRNGRTGLHIAAMHGHIQMVEILLGQGAEINATDRNGWTPLHCAAKAGHLEVVKLLCEAGASPKSETNYGCAAIWFAASEGHNEVLRYLMNKEHDTYGLMEDKRFVYNLMVVSKNHNNKPIQEFVLVSPAPVDTAAKLSNIYIVLSTKEKERAKDLVAAGKQCEAMATELLALAAGSDSAGKILQATDKRNVEFLDVLIENEQKEVIAHTVVQRYLQELWHGSLTWASWKILLLLVAFIVCPPVWIGFTFPMGHKFNKVPIIKFMSYLTSHIYLMIHLSIVGITPIYPVLRLSLVPYWYEVGLLIWLSGLLLFELTNPSDKSGLGSIKVLVLLLGMAGVGVHVSAFLFVSKEYWPTLVYCRNQCFALAFLLACVQILDFLSFHHLFGPWAIIIGDLLKDLARFLAVLAIFVFGFSMHIVALNQSFANFSPEDLRSFEKKNRNRGYFSDDDMPTPRPPPVENYVDSRFSEFRRKHKDDRPMTPFLAFERLFFAVFGQTTTLDINPMRHLRPEWTEVLFKFVFGIYLLVSVVVLINLLIAMMSDTYQRIQAQSDIEWKFGLSKLIRNMHRTTTAPSPLNLVTTWFMWIVEKVKARMKKKKRPSLVQMMGIRQASPRTKAGAKWLSKIKKGETYSVALSQVHLSPLGSQASFSQANQNRIENVADWEAIAKKYRALVGDEEGGSLKDSDAESGSQEGSGAPQPPAQVGRRAIKAAPTKK